DNA from bacterium:
CGTTTCCGGGAGGGCGGAGTCAAAAAGCACCTGCCCCTCCTGGTCGATTATCTGAATGGATTCCATGTGCCGGTTGTGCTTGATCAATCCGAGTATCTGCTGGCGCAGTTTACTGTAGTCTGGCCCGTAATGCAGTTCAAAACTTTGCCCTATTTGGGAGACTGTCAGGCTGGCAAACGAAACAACATTGGCCTCTATCTCGGCTTTTAAATACCGGCTCCGGGTAAATACTGTGGCCGCAGCATTAACCAGCAGAACCACAACCACCATCGTGCTGATGGCAATGGCAAATTTCAGCTTAAGGCTTTTCATTTATGCTTCGATCATTATTAAAACCTTATTTACACAACGCTGTTCCGATGGCCCAGTGGCCGTTTCATTGCAGAAACAAATTGTTTCAAACGTCGATCCAGCGGTCAATCCGGCTTGCGGCCATGTTTTATCCCCTCGGTCACCACCCACCACCCGGTGAAAAGCGGCCAGGGATGGGGCAGGCAGCCCGTCAGGCCAAACAGGCCGATGAATGTTCTTTCCAACCAGTCCGGAGCCTTATGTATGGCCAGCCATTCCATGACGGTAACTGCCCCGAAAGGGATATGCATAATACCTGTCTGACGGCCGGTGGCGAACCCGGTACTAGTTAAAAGTGACCTGCCCTGGCCGGCCCGGTAAAAATAATCGGTCTGGTATTCTTTTTTCTTAAAACGCTCGGCCATCCTTACTCCCAGCTTAAAGAAAGGATTGCTGCCGGAGTTGAGCACCAGCACCAGCCTCCCCCCGGGCTTCAGTACCCGATGGCACTCCCTGAGGGCTTGCTCGATCTCGGGAAAATGGTCGAAAGTTGAC
Protein-coding regions in this window:
- a CDS encoding class I SAM-dependent methyltransferase codes for the protein MTGKPSPENKYWDQVAGSVEDYYLLPALARYKTREYLSLLQRWGLGGKGRVLYTDLYEAAIGDPGFFSGPDSTPEIFGLDISPGICQRSKDRSGGSKNNIRIICSDARSLACSDACFDLVVSPSTFDHFPEIEQALRECHRVLKPGGRLVLVLNSGSNPFFKLGVRMAERFKKKEYQTDYFYRAGQGRSLLTSTGFATGRQTGIMHIPFGAVTVMEWLAIHKAPDWLERTFIGLFGLTGCLPHPWPLFTGWWVVTEGIKHGRKPD